The following DNA comes from Fusarium fujikuroi IMI 58289 draft genome, chromosome FFUJ_chr03.
CTGCTAAACGTGGGCCTGGATATTTGGACAGCGGGTGCAAGTAGATATTGTACAGTGCCTTCAAGACGAGGGTGACCGTGAGCTGTGTTTTGCATCAGTCTTGGACATCAGGACTAGCAGTATTCCTCCAAGGTTTCTTACAATCAAGATAACGATGAGGCCCGTCTCAAGCACGCCATGGTAGCGAAGATGAGAGTCGAGTTGGAGATTGGATAATaaagccatgatggcttggATGACACACTCGCGTAGTTCTTTATAGGCTCTGGGACATAAGCGAGTTTTATGTCGTTTTATGACAAGGTATGCAGGCCTTTCCAGAACATGTAAAGAGCAGTCTTCTTATTCCAATTGACAAGCAGAGGCTCTGCTGACTTTCCGAGGATTCGGAATCATTCCGTTGCGTGATATGAAACTTGCGTCGAGTTCAAAAGTCGGCGATCGGACGTCACCAAGAGAGATTTGCATGTCCACTGTGCTAGTTCTTTTCGTATCTGGTGCGATTCCGCTTCTCTCCTATTGGTTTTGCATTTCCGCGGGTTTCAGTCCTTTCATACGGCACAGCTCACCGGAATAAATATATGCACAAACATGAACCGGAAACCACAAGAGGACTTTTGCGCCATATTGATCGACGTATATGATCAAAGAACGATACATACGTGACGAACAAACAAGCGTAACAACGCAGACGCAAGACGTCAGCAAAGGACTGTGCGATGCAGTACTACAAAACGCTCGCCCCCGGCCCGGCAAAGCCGGATGAGGCGACCGAAGCGTACAAGGACGACGAGCTTACTTACTCTCTATCGAGAGTACCGACAGTTACACCACGCCCGCTGAAGATCATCGCGGTAGGGGCAGGGTTCAGTGGACTGGCCTAAGCTGTCAGGCTGTCCACATCGGCAAACTGCAGAATGTGAGCATCCCCTATTCTATACTCCCCAATTTACAATAATTGGTCAGAACGGCATTGAGTTATGGCAGCGTTAGCTAGATAATACTCATGCCTACTTTTTAGTTACTGCTATAAATTCTAAATtatcttactataataggcctatattttccttttagttataatagcattataACTCCTATTAAGATAGTAACTAAATTatctataagcttatctaTAAATTTGAGATAAAGAGCTATAGCTCTCTTATCCTTAACGTATATATTGCTAGTATTTGCTAAAAGCATTTACTTACCTAGTAAGAGCAGCAGGctaaataagttattatacagatatatataaaaatagaactATAAACGGCAACTTTAACTATATACACCCTAGAAGCTAGGTTTATTTCTTAAGCTGTTATTTATgccttaatataaggactTTAAGTGGTAAAGTCTATACGACtctaataatatagcctttgcCTGGCTAGCCGCTAAATCTacgaaaaaaaagagaatctCCTGTCCATATAGATTTAACATAAGTAAAACATCAACCCAGGCATCCCTCTATCATTACATGGTTATATTTATCAACCGTGCAAGTTGTATCTACTAACCCGAGTGACTTGGCTCATGCAGATAGTACCTAGATCTCGATAGGGAGGCTCGGCCGATGCAGAAAACCAGCACAAATTGATGTCAACCAGATGGCCAGGATGGGAATTTGAGATAGAGACAAAGGAAATGCACTTAAGTCTTTACTATTTCTGCCTTTAAGACATTTTGATAGGTGTTTAACTCTTCTTGCCTGAGCCTCACCCCGTGTTGTTAGCAATAGCCTAGATAATGAAACCAAGGCGGCTGAGGAATCTCTTTTGTCACTGGACTGTGATGCTGCTTTTCACTAAACACGTTAATGGACTCAACGCGACATGGTCTGTTATCTTTTGATAAAGTTCGATACTTAGGATACTGGTGGTGCTTGGAAAGGCGTTCTGAATCTATTCCGTGTGAATGAAGTCTTTATTAGCTACCAGAGCTTAGTCTAGGGTAACCGCCCCCGCACAATCTGATCTAACCCATGCCGAGCCTGCACAAACGGGTGCTGTGATTGATATGACTATCGATCCGTGTTCAATTGTTGGACGTGAAGATAATTTTCCATCCCGCGGGTGCCGCCGTAGCGGGCCTCACGTATCGCCTGACGAACTGGTTCTCAGTTCAAGTTCTATGCAACTAGCTTCGTGAATCACGGAATACACCCGCGGACGTCCTGTCGTGGCTCGGAAGAAGGCCCGGAACCACGGAAGACCTAGTCTGGTAACGGTATAAGTATTGTACCGCCGCCATAGATGCTAGCTATGAGGAGCAAGGCGAGAGGAACTATACACACGTCCATACAAACAAACTCAGCTGTTGAACGCAAGAATGAATATCTTAAACGGAAATGCGCTTGTTACTGGAGCAGGTAAGGGTATAGAGATCCTGTGCCTGCGCTGCGGTAAGACTAACGCGTACCGATTCAGGTTCAGGAATTGGTCGACAGCTATCGCTTGCCTACGTAAGAGCGGGCATCCAAGGCATCACTTTAGCAGATCTCAACAAAGATGCCCTCTCCGAGACGGCACGCTTGATTCAGGCCCAATATCCTGATGTCAAGGTTTTGCCCATAGTTGTCGACGTGACGGATGAGAAGTCGGTCAACGCAATGGTTGACCAAGCAGTGCAGACCTTTGGGACGCTTGATTGTGGTGAGTCTTGCAAGCATTTGTCGCCATTTAAGTGACTAACACCATTACAGCCGCGAATGCTGCGGGAGTTATCGTCAAGTCTCGCGAAAAGTCAGCCCATGTCCCGAGCAGCGAGTTCGACCGCGTGATGAACATCAACACTAGAGCGGTGGCACTTTGTATGCAGGCTGAGGCGCGCGCCATGTTGAAGCAACCGCGCAAGCTGACCAGTGCGTACTGGCAGGACGAGCGCAGGGCCCAGGTAGGAAGCATTGTCAATTTCGCTAGCGTCTGCGGTCTCCAGGCCATGCTTAATGTTATGCCATACGTGGCGTCTAAGCACGCCGTCATGGGTATGACTAGGAGTGCGGCGGCGGAGCACGGTCCCGAGGGGCTGCGCATCAACGCCGTCTGCCCCGGCATTGTCGATACACCCTTCATTGGAGACCTCAAGGCACTCAAAGGTGGCAACGAGCAGGACCCTGCCTTTGCGAACCCACTCGGAAGACTTTGCTACCCCGACGAAATTGCGGACGCTGTTGTCTTCCTCAGTAGCACCATGTCGAGCTATGTGAACGGTATCGGGTTGGTCTCAGATGGCGGTAGGTCTGTACAGTTTTAATAGCATAGTATTAGAacataaataaatttatcaATGAATTTATACAGGTCTAGTATGGTTAATACgtgaattaattaattaaaaaagtaagttaattACTGCtgtttaataatttagctgTTTCTTCAGGAGTATATAAGCCCAGTTGCGTTGACGGGCCAAGGGCTAATTTCGAGCAACCCCCCTCCAGACTTGTCTATCCCAACAATCGATTCTCGGTCGATGATCATTCGCTCTCCGAATAGGTGACTTGGTACAAGACAATGACGGAGAAGTATCCCTGGCCCGTACAAGGACTGCCTTGGTGGATGTAAACTGGGAGACTGCAAGGAAGATTGCCCCTCTGACACTCACGAGGTTGCTAAGTTCTGTCTGCTGgaataagctctcagccataaaTCTCAACTGCACGAGGCTGCAAAGCAGACCTGCAGCGGAGCATTCCCTACCAGCAAGGCCCCAGTCCAAAAGTTGTCACCAGGTAGGAACGGGCTGACGTGACCAGAACAACTGCTACAAGTAGGTCTATTGCTGTGCCGAACTAAGTGCTGCGGCCTACCGATATTCCAGTCCCGACGTGTAGTTTGCGAGGAGTGAGCACGGTGATGGCAGATAGGGTTGTAACCTGGGCGGCCGGGAAAATCCCTTTGCTTCAATGCCCCAAGCGCGATAACTATCATGTAGAGGTTTTCGATTGCTCTGAAGTCACCTACTCAGGAAGGCAAGTTATCAGGGTGTTTTGTTCTAACGGCGGCGAAGAGAGTGACTCCTCGTTAAGCTTGAAAGAGGACCTCGGTGGGAATGGATTGGTTGTGAGTACGACGATGCCCCTCTGATCGTACACctacttataatattatagaaatatgGGTGGATCTGGGATGAGACTCCAAGGCACTGAAATACTGTAGTCTTGCTGACAGCCCATCTGAAACTGATCCCATGACGGGACACTTGCATCTGTTATTGGGTTACAAATTTGGGCTGTGTCATCAACATAGAACGAGCCCGGTGGGAGTCCCGAGTGAATATATGCATCTGGTAATAGACTGCTAGAGTCAATTTGCGCTGGAAGAACACCGAGGTCGAAATTTGAAGGATAGTCGTAGGCGGTGGGGAATTCCGTATGGGAATCTACGACAACTGGAGTATATGCTTCGCGATAGGGCAGTGTCTGGTAAGAACCTGGGGGGTCGTGGAGTGCCTGGGTCTTATCGCTAACGTCTGTAGTTATGCTTCGACTGTCGGGGCTGCAAGCCTGATCTGAAGTGTCGGCACATCCCAGATCGATAACGACTTCGCCCTTGCGAGAGGACGGCTTCCCATCACAGCTGAGGCCAGAAATCGTTTCAATCATTGTAACTACTGTTCGTCCAACCGCCCACACTTGCGCTAAATCTTTCAGGGATTCCAAGCAGGTGCTGACTCGTCGACGGGCAAGTCTCCTGGTAGTAGGACTCGGCGTATTCGACACGTGTAAGTGTATAACAACTGCTGAAAAGAGACTATGGACGATGAATGGAGGACAGCGGCGTAGCTGTTGCTTGTCTCTGAGGGCTTCAACAATCGACGTAATCATATTGGCTGAGCCAACTGTACCATCTCGTAATCCATAGGATTGTTTTGTATCCTGCAAAGTCTTTCTGTTTCGAGGTGAACTTGCCCGATGTAGCAGACAGCAAGCGCTGAAGTAGTGCAAGTAGAGTATCCCAGACCAGAAATGGTGCTTTGATCGTTCCCAGCGCATGGGAGCAGGGCACTCCTGGTTCCATTTGGATAGGGATGTAGCAATAGAGTTGATACCATCCCAGTCTTGACCACCACTGGATATGTTGGAATATTTGGATGCGACAAGTCCTATCAGCTTACACAGCTTCACGTACTGAACGAAGAATCCCACCTGAGTTGGGTCTGGTGGGTATTCGTGAATATCATTCCCATCATGCTCGATGAAGTCATCATCGGCGATCATATCGACATCGCAATCGTCGAGGTTGAGGGATACCGACTGCCCCAGGCCAACAGCTAAAGTGCGATCTCGAGTAAATAGCGTCCACCAAATGCGCTTGCGGAGTCTCTTTTCACTGATTGACAATGTTGAATTTTCCATGCTGCGATGAAGACCGAGATTCTGAGCAACAGCGATTGCGGATTGACTCCAATAGAACATGTTCTTGGATATGTCATCAGGGCCAGCCCAGTACCATCCCATTAGAAGCATCGACTGCACCAAGGTAATTCCGTCTCGCTCATAGTCGGCGTCATAAAGGGCTTTGGCGCGTCGATAAAATGTCGCAAcagctgttgaagctgatcCATCAACCATTAATTGTGGGTTTGTGCTTATTCGGGCGCCAGCCAGCAAGATAGACTGTATGAGAAGCATCGACGGGGGGCTTTTAGGATCTCGATATTGTGACATGAATTTTGTGCGGTTGACAACGGGTACAATCGGGTGAACCCAAGCAAAGAAAGTCTCTATCAAGTCGTCGCAAAGCGTTTTCGGAGGCAGTACAAAGGCCCCTCTGCGCTGAAGGATCCGTGTTTCGAGGGGGTCTAGTCCAGCAGGTATTGACAGTGCAAGAGTATCTCGAGGCAGAGGGAAATGCACTACCGGGCCTTGGCTTCCACTGAGGAGGAGGTTAAAACCCGCAGATTCGCCCATATAGATAACATGGCCTGCGGATGTAACAGGCAGAACATTGAATTTGGTTGGTGGTGACACAGCTCCATCTTGCTGGGAGCTTTCTAGATATTCCTGAGTACTTGAGGTAAGTGTATTGAGGCAATCGCTTGAGGAATTTCTCTGTGCTCTAGTCCTGGTCAGCACGTCAGATCATGAAGCGGAGCATTGGAAGTCATACGTAACGTGCTCCCCTTTCCCACGGTTAGCAAGAATCCTTGCTCGATCTTTCGCTATTCCTGGAACTTGACAGTTGATATTAAATGCGGCGCAATTGGTGCAAGGAATCCCTTTGCTCAGAGCATCGCATCGGGTTTTTCGCGAATGACATGTCCAAAGAATATGTGAGTTTTAGTACAAGACGAGTGTGACACGACGTAACTCACCACGCAGGCTCGGAATGATCGAATCTTGATGAATCTGCAGTTGTCAGTTCCAACAATTATACGTCGAGCACCGGAGTGTATACGCATACCTCCTTTGTCGCGGTGGTTGAATTGATGTAGCCATGGTtggtaaataaataaacaaaTTACTATCGAACGCGAACAAGACCAGTTTTTTAATCAAAAGTGGGACATGTGAAGCCGACCTTCATTGCCTAAATGCACTAGGCGGTATTATATGTCAAACAATGGCCATCAGCAGACCCGATGAACTTGTTCTAGCGTGATGACGGGCAATTACACTACTGTACCCCGCACTACGAACTGAACTTTATAGCCACTAGCTTCGGAGGATGGCAGCCTGGAGAAAACGAGAGACGTCGATCAGTCAGGGGTTACAGTACAACACATGTCCAAGGGTCGGGATGACCGACGCAGGACAGGGATATGTCAAACAAGATTCCCCCTGTACTTTATGCAACTGAAAAACCTACAAAGGGCTGTGTGTAGACACCCTAGCCATTGAGATTGCCAGACATATTGACCTAATCATCTCGAGAAGCATGGATGGCCTAC
Coding sequences within:
- a CDS encoding related to dehydrogenase; the protein is MNILNGNALVTGAGSGIGRQLSLAYVRAGIQGITLADLNKDALSETARLIQAQYPDVKVLPIVVDVTDEKSVNAMVDQAVQTFGTLDCAANAAGVIVKSREKSAHVPSSEFDRVMNINTRAVALCMQAEARAMLKQPRKLTSAYWQDERRAQVGSIVNFASVCGLQAMLNVMPYVASKHAVMGMTRSAAAEHGPEGLRINAVCPGIVDTPFIGDLKALKGGNEQDPAFANPLGRLCYPDEIADAVVFLSSTMSSYVNGIGLVSDGGRSVQF